The following DNA comes from Tachypleus tridentatus isolate NWPU-2018 chromosome 9, ASM421037v1, whole genome shotgun sequence.
GAAATTAGCACTAGCTAAAATGTTTCCCTTCCCAATTCTTAGCTGtggtttacattaaatattatctatatgttttaaatgtgtacaagtaacaataaaattatgttatatataaatattaatattttaccaaaatatgTTTGGTTTGTATTAACTTTTCTGAATGACACTTacctaaaaatacaataaaaaaagagaTACGAATCTGAATTGCTAGGCTTAATTTTTCCCCTTTAGGCCTAACTGTATTTACAGTAATAATGAATCAGTGAACGTAAAGGTGTGGTATCCGATTAATTAAGGCTAGCAAATTAAGTGTGTACACGCCAAAAGATATCGGTCAAGTGACCGATAGTAGCACCTAATGATTTTTTGTTGAAACGCACATTAGAAAATAGTTATATTCGTATAATAGATGAACTATGGAAAATATGCAGGAAGGATTGGTGATTTGGACATGACTCTGTTAACACGGatccttttgaaataaaaactatgCTACATGGTAGTCAAATAAAGCATGAAGGTACGTACTGACTGACACGAACTAAAAtgatttgttaatttgtttgtttttgaatttcgcgcaaagctacttcagggctatttgcgctagctgttcctgacttagcagtgtaagactagatggaaggcagatagttatcaccacccaccgccaacacttgggctactcttttaccaacgaatagtgggattgaccgtcacattataacgtccccacggctgaaagggcgagcatgtttggtgcaaccctcacattacaagtcgaacgccttaacctacgtggccatgccggcccgATTTCTTAATGCTCTAACTTATTTTGATATAACGAACTGAAACTCTGTAGTACCGCAAGTCTAGCTAGCTCAGTCGTATAGTTCTACCCTTTAACTTTACATGTTTAGAATTTATAGGTTATATGGGTAGAAACAAATACTATATCTTGGCAGCTAACACCAACCTGAAACTATTCGTACCTCTTTCGATTCCAGTTTATCATCTTGCTCTACACTTCTTTTTCCTCTCATCCCAAAGAACGCTCCTGCTCGCTTTCTTTCAACACCCAAACTCTGTGGCAGATAAGGATCAGTTTCGTCTACTTGGTTTCTCAGGAAAGCTAGCTTCAAGTTCTTCACATAATCGTCAACACCATGTTGGTTTTCTTGTCTGTTTTCCTCTCCATAGTAGTTGTCTCTTGAGATGTCGTGGGAAAAGCTCCCCTGTTTCCATTCGCCACCCTTCTTTCCTCGCAGACCAAAGAACGAGCTAGCCCTTTTCTCGTCTGATTCGTCCTTCTTTCCTCTAAGACCGTAAAACGAGCTCGCTCTTTTAGTTTCATCGGACTGGTCATTTTTGCCTCTCATATTAGAAAATCTCATCATTCTTTCACTTTGACCTTTCTTTTCTAACAGTCTGATCCCTTGTTCATCGTCCCCTCTTCGGCCTCTCATTGGATAAAATGCCATGGCTCGCTTGTGTATGTCGGTCACGTCTTTGTTGACAAATGGCTGGACATCCCGAttctataaatgttatttttgttttaaaacttcgtACAAATTAAGTAAACAACATCAAGTTACAAACAGCGGAGACTGTTAAATTAAGGAGGTGTCTGATAGAGGAAGGCTAGATGTGCTTGAAGtgtataaatattgataaaatactAACATACTGTTATCTACCATAAGCATAGTATCATATTCACACCAATATTATGTAGCAGCTACATTTATGACATGGTAATGTAGAATTAGTGaaaaatgctttgtttgtttaattgttaatAGTTAGTTTACAGCGAAGGCACACTAAGCTATGCGCTGTGTTAaccacggagaatcgaaccctggactTGTTGTTCGTCCGTGAGCTTTTTGGTtatttattagttgttgttttttagggCAAAGCCGCTCTGGCCTACCTACTATGTCCACTGCAGAGAACGAACCCCCAGTTCttaacgttgtaagtccccagacttaccgttgtcccgtTGGGGGACGTCCGCAAACTTACCGTAAACACACCTGGGGTACAggtaaaaacgaaaataaaatatatatgtcatATATTAGATACGTTAGGATATTATGAAATCAAATGTAGCAATATAATGAAtacctaatttatttattttttgctttaggTTTTTTTCACGAAGAAAGATTACTTTCACCTACTATAGTTATctaattacttttaatgttttataataaaacgtGTTTTTGCAACACATACGTTTAGACCTGGATAATTCAGAGTTTCCTTCTGTTCTGTTATTTAACACGATTAAG
Coding sequences within:
- the LOC143224812 gene encoding uncharacterized protein LOC143224812 isoform X1; this translates as MALLTTGMSTVASIIVAVFLVTGGATCAESLSDDVDEEVLQNRDVQPFVNKDVTDIHKRAMAFYPMRGRRGDDEQGIRLLEKKGQSERMMRFSNMRGKNDQSDETKRASSFYGLRGKKDESDEKRASSFFGLRGKKGGEWKQGSFSHDISRDNYYGEENRQENQHGVDDYVKNLKLAFLRNQVDETDPYLPQSLGVERKRAGAFFGMRGKRSVEQDDKLESKEVRIVSGMKKSRFFASRG
- the LOC143224812 gene encoding uncharacterized protein LOC143224812 isoform X2, with amino-acid sequence MALLTTGMSTVASIIVAVFLVTGGATCAESLSDDVDEEVLQNRDVQPFVNKDVTDIHKRAMAFYPMRGRRGDDEQGIRLLEKKGQSERMMRFSNMRGKNDQSDETKRASSFYGLRGKKDESDEKRASSFFGLRGKKGGEWKQGSFSHDISRDNYYGEENRQENQHGVDDYVKNLKLAFLRNQVDETDPYLPQSLGVERKRAGAFFGMRGKRSVEQDDKLESKEE